The proteins below are encoded in one region of bacterium:
- the mltG gene encoding endolytic transglycosylase MltG: MFRLEMFLRFLRRITPRTLRWLWRDPPHFAATAAVLLSLVGYLFFVRAPAHFPVGSIVMIPKGLTLHEAGVVLENAQVIRSPLLLRLVLALSGSERAVIAGDYFFSMRSNIFGIARRIRGGEYGLAPGRVLVQEGATRSEIAEILAAKFGRFDPTRFIEITLGAEGYLFPDTYFFLPTVSAEEVARVMREQFDARIASLAPEIEAFGRPLADIITMASLIEKEAHDLETMRRIASVLWNRMEVGMPLQVDAAFLYINGKNTFELTHDDLATTSPYNTYKHIGLPPGPIASPGLGAIEAAVTPVETDYLFYLSDRSGHTYFARTFDEHKVNRRLYLD, from the coding sequence ATGTTTCGACTTGAAATGTTTCTCCGCTTCCTAAGGCGTATAACCCCTCGCACGCTCCGCTGGCTTTGGCGTGATCCGCCGCATTTTGCTGCCACGGCAGCGGTGCTGCTCTCACTCGTCGGGTATCTTTTTTTTGTCCGGGCACCTGCACACTTTCCCGTGGGGTCGATCGTGATGATCCCGAAGGGCCTCACGCTTCATGAGGCGGGAGTGGTGCTCGAGAATGCGCAGGTCATTCGTTCGCCGCTCCTCCTGCGCCTCGTCCTCGCGCTCTCGGGGAGTGAGCGCGCGGTGATAGCAGGAGATTACTTTTTTAGCATGCGAAGCAATATCTTCGGCATTGCACGGCGTATCAGAGGCGGCGAATACGGACTTGCTCCGGGACGCGTGCTGGTACAGGAAGGCGCGACGCGCTCCGAGATCGCCGAGATTCTTGCCGCCAAATTTGGGCGCTTCGACCCCACGCGATTCATCGAAATTACCCTAGGCGCGGAGGGCTACTTGTTTCCGGACACGTACTTTTTTCTTCCGACCGTGAGCGCGGAGGAGGTGGCGCGAGTGATGCGCGAGCAGTTTGATGCGCGTATCGCTTCTCTTGCACCGGAGATTGAGGCGTTCGGCAGGCCGCTTGCGGACATTATCACCATGGCATCGCTCATTGAGAAAGAAGCGCACGATCTTGAAACCATGCGCCGCATCGCAAGCGTTCTGTGGAATCGGATGGAGGTGGGCATGCCGCTTCAGGTGGACGCAGCGTTTCTCTATATTAACGGCAAAAATACGTTCGAGCTTACCCACGACGACCTCGCCACCACGTCGCCCTATAACACCTACAAGCACATCGGCCTTCCCCCGGGGCCGATTGCAAGCCCGGGACTCGGGGCCATTGAGGCTGCCGTGACGCCAGTTGAGACCGACTATCTTTTTTACCTTTCAGATCGCTCGGGGCACACCTACTTCGCCCGCACCTTCGACGAGCACAAAGTGAACAGACGGTTGTACCTTGATTAA
- a CDS encoding prepilin peptidase: MGFLLVIFTFVFGAIVGSFLNVVALRYNSGVTLGGRSRCFSCSAILAWFDLVPVVSFIALRGRCRRCGSAISLQYPVVELITGVVFALVLNHELGIMNYGAAFSAYFILHTAYFMAIFSLLIAISVYDLRHKIIPNGLVYLFSALTFSKLLIELASSNPQLLVTSYQLLASGPLLAAPFAALWLLSGGRWMGLGDAKLALGIGWLLGFSTGIAALVLSFWIGAVVSLGILLAERARLFSSREDFTMKSEIPFGPFLVAGTFLAWFFGLDVAALVWWF, from the coding sequence ATGGGTTTTCTTTTGGTTATTTTTACGTTCGTCTTCGGCGCGATTGTGGGGAGTTTTCTCAACGTGGTCGCGCTGCGGTACAATAGCGGCGTGACGCTCGGAGGGCGCTCGCGGTGTTTTTCTTGCTCGGCGATCCTCGCATGGTTTGATCTTGTACCTGTTGTGAGCTTCATCGCGCTCCGCGGCCGGTGCCGGAGGTGTGGGAGCGCGATCTCGTTGCAGTATCCGGTTGTAGAGCTGATAACGGGGGTTGTATTCGCGCTCGTTTTGAATCATGAATTAGGAATCATGAATTATGGAGCCGCGTTTTCGGCATACTTCATACTCCATACCGCCTACTTCATGGCGATATTCAGTCTCCTCATCGCGATTTCCGTCTACGATCTCCGCCACAAAATTATCCCGAACGGGCTCGTATACCTTTTCTCCGCCCTCACATTTTCAAAACTTTTGATAGAACTTGCGTCGTCAAATCCCCAGCTACTAGTTACTAGCTACCAGTTACTAGCGTCCGGTCCTCTCCTCGCCGCTCCGTTTGCGGCCCTTTGGCTCCTCTCAGGTGGCCGGTGGATGGGGCTCGGCGACGCGAAGCTCGCCCTTGGCATCGGCTGGCTCCTCGGATTCTCCACGGGGATTGCTGCGCTTGTGCTCTCCTTCTGGATCGGCGCGGTTGTCTCCCTCGGCATTCTTCTCGCCGAGCGCGCGCGTTTGTTTTCGTCGCGCGAAGATTTTACAATGAAGAGTGAGATTCCGTTCGGGCCGTTTCTCGTGGCGGGAACTTTTTTAGCGTGGTTTTTTGGACTTGACGTAGCAGCGTTGGTATGGTGGTTTTAA
- the leuS gene encoding leucine--tRNA ligase yields the protein MRSYNHIAIEPKWQKKWGEDRLYETPGAVSGKENYYLLTEFSYPSGTLHVGHWYAFAVPDILARKKRMEGYNVLYPVGFDALGLPAENAAIKRGIDPRQWTYGNIAHMREQLRSMGNSFDWSREVVTADPEYYRWTQWLFLKLFGAGLAERKKAPVNWCPSCETGLANEQVLKQQRTANDGQLITVSVCERCETPVEQRELEQWFLKITKYADRLLDDLAGLDWPEEIKEAQRNWIGRSEGVVIKFEIRSTKSETNSKSEIQNSKHAPVTSYQLPVPSVEVFTTRPDTLFGATYLVLAPEHAFISEIKDQKSKLQFQIQNGEEVEAYIERARNKTELERVVERGEKTGVELKGITAVNPANGEEIPVWISDYVLAHYGTGAIMGVPGHDERDFAFARLHDLPIKMVVCPHYPTPTCPVLDHAYTGEGHLVGSGEFDELPSGEARRAITKHVGGTMTATYRLHDWLISRQRYWGCPIPIVYNPEGKAHPVPEEHLPWLLPDDVTDFTPKGTSPLGTSQELVARTERIFGKGWRPEIDTLDAFVDSSWYFLRYLDPHNDREFASRDEQALWMPVDRYSGGAEHTTMHVLYSRFFYKAMHDLGLVASREARGGSDPPQQPRRVRPSLATSEPYAVRMNRGLVLGTDGRKMSKRWGNVIDPDAEVARVGADAVRMYLAFIGPYNEAGHYPWQTGGLIGMRRFLEKVWKLKSKIKNQKSKLQLKSENVRQLIHKTIRKVGDDIEAFKFNTALSALMILVNAFEKEEEVGREHYETLLVLLAPFAPHLAEELWESMDQRGSIHSEPWPTYDRQLLGVEQRIVVQVDGKVRATFESVEDLDEAAIVARAQVLPALEKYLAGRKIRRTIYISGRLLNIVLE from the coding sequence ATGCGTTCATATAATCACATAGCTATTGAGCCGAAGTGGCAGAAGAAATGGGGGGAAGATCGGCTGTACGAAACTCCTGGTGCTGTTTCGGGGAAAGAAAATTACTACCTCCTTACCGAATTTTCCTACCCCTCCGGCACGCTTCACGTGGGACACTGGTACGCGTTTGCCGTGCCGGATATTTTAGCGCGAAAAAAAAGAATGGAAGGGTACAATGTGCTTTACCCGGTCGGCTTTGACGCGCTCGGGCTTCCTGCCGAGAATGCGGCGATCAAGCGCGGCATTGATCCGCGGCAGTGGACCTACGGGAACATCGCCCACATGCGCGAGCAGCTCCGCTCGATGGGTAACTCGTTCGACTGGTCGCGCGAGGTGGTGACCGCCGACCCGGAATATTACCGCTGGACACAGTGGCTTTTTCTGAAGCTATTTGGCGCTGGGCTTGCGGAGCGAAAAAAGGCGCCAGTCAATTGGTGCCCGAGTTGCGAGACCGGTCTTGCGAATGAGCAGGTGCTCAAGCAACAGCGGACAGCGAACGACGGACAACTAATTACGGTATCTGTATGCGAGCGATGTGAGACTCCGGTTGAACAGCGGGAGCTGGAGCAGTGGTTTTTGAAGATTACGAAATACGCGGATCGGTTGCTCGATGACCTTGCGGGGCTCGACTGGCCCGAGGAGATCAAGGAGGCGCAGCGGAATTGGATAGGGCGCTCGGAAGGAGTCGTGATTAAATTCGAAATCCGGAGCACGAAATCCGAAACAAATTCAAAATCAGAAATTCAAAATTCAAAACACGCCCCAGTTACCAGTTACCAGTTACCAGTCCCTTCCGTCGAAGTTTTTACAACGCGTCCCGACACACTCTTTGGCGCGACGTATCTCGTGCTTGCGCCGGAGCATGCATTCATATCAGAAATTAAAGATCAAAAATCAAAATTACAATTTCAAATTCAAAATGGAGAAGAAGTAGAGGCGTATATTGAACGCGCGCGAAACAAAACTGAGCTTGAACGCGTGGTGGAGCGAGGCGAAAAAACGGGCGTTGAGCTTAAGGGCATCACGGCGGTCAATCCTGCAAACGGCGAAGAAATTCCAGTGTGGATTTCTGATTATGTGCTCGCGCACTACGGTACCGGGGCGATTATGGGCGTCCCTGGGCACGATGAGAGAGATTTTGCATTTGCACGATTACACGATCTTCCCATTAAGATGGTTGTGTGTCCGCACTATCCGACACCGACCTGTCCGGTGCTCGACCATGCGTATACGGGAGAGGGGCACCTCGTCGGCTCTGGAGAGTTTGACGAACTGCCGAGTGGTGAGGCGCGCCGCGCGATTACCAAGCACGTCGGGGGGACCATGACCGCGACGTACCGCTTACATGATTGGCTTATTTCTCGTCAGCGGTATTGGGGCTGTCCGATACCGATTGTCTATAATCCGGAGGGGAAGGCGCACCCGGTTCCGGAAGAACACCTGCCGTGGCTTCTGCCCGATGACGTTACAGATTTTACGCCGAAAGGGACGTCGCCCTTGGGTACGTCGCAAGAACTTGTCGCCCGCACCGAGCGCATCTTTGGAAAAGGCTGGCGGCCGGAGATAGACACACTCGATGCGTTCGTTGACTCATCGTGGTATTTTTTGCGCTACCTTGACCCGCATAATGATCGCGAATTTGCATCGCGGGACGAGCAGGCGCTCTGGATGCCGGTTGACCGTTACTCCGGGGGCGCGGAGCATACGACGATGCACGTTCTCTATTCGCGATTTTTTTATAAGGCAATGCACGACCTCGGGTTGGTCGCGTCGCGAGAAGCGCGAGGAGGGTCTGACCCTCCTCAACAGCCAAGGAGGGTCAGACCCTCCTTGGCTACTTCAGAACCGTACGCGGTACGGATGAACCGCGGTCTCGTGCTCGGCACCGACGGCAGGAAGATGAGTAAGCGTTGGGGCAACGTAATAGATCCGGATGCGGAGGTCGCGCGGGTTGGAGCGGATGCGGTGCGAATGTATCTTGCGTTTATCGGCCCGTACAACGAGGCGGGGCATTACCCGTGGCAGACGGGGGGACTTATCGGAATGAGAAGGTTTCTTGAGAAGGTGTGGAAACTAAAATCAAAAATCAAAAATCAAAAATCAAAATTACAACTCAAAAGTGAAAATGTTCGTCAACTCATCCACAAAACTATTCGGAAAGTTGGCGATGATATCGAGGCGTTTAAGTTCAATACCGCGCTCAGCGCATTGATGATATTGGTCAACGCGTTTGAGAAAGAGGAGGAGGTCGGGCGAGAGCACTACGAGACGCTGCTCGTGCTCCTCGCGCCGTTTGCGCCGCACCTCGCGGAGGAGCTCTGGGAGAGCATGGACCAGAGGGGCTCGATCCATAGTGAGCCGTGGCCTACTTACGACCGCCAACTGCTTGGGGTCGAGCAGCGCATCGTGGTACAGGTTGACGGCAAAGTGCGCGCGACGTTCGAGAGCGTCGAGGATCTCGACGAGGCGGCGATTGTTGCCCGCGCGCAGGTGCTCCCAGCCCTCGAAAAGTACCTTGCGGGTAGGAAAATCCGGCGTACTATCTATATCTCCGGCCGTCTGCTTAATATCGTGCTCGAGTGA
- a CDS encoding N-acetylneuraminate synthase family protein, whose product MAVPISIAGSAKTIGGDGVFVIAEIGKNFIQTEEERPREEYLANAVALIDAAAEAGADAVKFQTHELEDEFMPGLTVVSPHFSGSDRYRWIKRNMEATPPEFWHAVKARAEERGLVFFSTPMSRRAAERLQSLGVPIWKLGSGDVQDYATLDFIASTGKPLIISTGMVGLAELSELVAHIRSLRVPLVVLYCISQYPAPAEYFNLATIESLREEYPDVVIGFSDHSLGESIALAAVKLGARVIEKHFSFSRELWGADHKVSMTPDEFALMVRAIRSGSYKSIDPSPYYGSCDRELEGANNKFRPYFNKALVAGCDMPAGTVITKKMIYAMRPKMYIDGLAANRFYEVVGKRAARDMKKYQPVKTDDLA is encoded by the coding sequence ATGGCGGTGCCAATTTCTATTGCAGGCAGTGCCAAAACCATCGGCGGCGATGGCGTTTTTGTTATTGCGGAAATTGGGAAGAATTTTATCCAGACGGAAGAAGAGCGGCCGCGGGAGGAGTATCTCGCGAACGCAGTCGCGCTCATTGACGCGGCGGCGGAGGCGGGGGCGGATGCGGTGAAGTTTCAAACCCATGAACTTGAGGACGAGTTCATGCCCGGGCTTACGGTCGTCTCGCCGCATTTTAGCGGCTCTGACCGCTACCGCTGGATTAAGCGAAATATGGAGGCGACGCCGCCTGAGTTCTGGCATGCAGTCAAGGCGCGCGCTGAGGAGCGCGGGCTCGTGTTTTTCTCGACGCCGATGAGCCGCAGGGCCGCGGAGAGGCTCCAGAGCCTCGGCGTCCCTATTTGGAAACTGGGGAGCGGCGACGTGCAAGATTACGCGACCCTCGACTTCATAGCGAGCACCGGAAAACCGCTCATCATTTCAACCGGCATGGTGGGGCTTGCGGAGCTGAGCGAGCTTGTCGCGCACATTCGCTCGCTCAGGGTTCCACTTGTGGTGCTTTATTGTATCAGCCAGTACCCGGCACCTGCGGAATATTTTAACCTTGCCACGATTGAGAGCTTGCGCGAGGAGTACCCCGACGTTGTTATCGGCTTTTCTGATCACTCACTCGGAGAGAGCATTGCTCTCGCCGCGGTGAAGCTCGGCGCTCGGGTCATTGAGAAACATTTTTCGTTTTCTCGCGAGCTGTGGGGTGCGGATCATAAAGTGTCGATGACGCCTGACGAATTCGCGCTCATGGTGCGTGCGATCCGATCTGGCAGTTACAAAAGCATCGACCCGTCCCCCTACTATGGTTCGTGCGATCGTGAGCTTGAGGGCGCGAATAATAAATTCCGGCCGTATTTTAATAAGGCGCTCGTCGCCGGTTGCGACATGCCGGCAGGTACGGTGATTACAAAAAAAATGATCTACGCGATGCGGCCGAAGATGTATATCGACGGCCTCGCGGCGAATAGGTTTTATGAGGTGGTGGGGAAGAGGGCGGCGCGCGACATGAAGAAATATCAGCCGGTCAAGACGGACGACCTTGCGTGA
- a CDS encoding type II secretion system protein: MCTRYKREHPRGFTLLETLIAISIFVIIAGTLISQNRIFQSNVETGNLAYEIALAIREAQVLGLGVRQFGGVFTTAYGIRLEEPNTNSASFILFLDRTSVSNPASNVRYDGPTIDPTVETFELRGGNQIVEVCGTRFNGSSHCSTLSGGPLRCLTIVFQRPDPAAKIGTRIGGGGPPCGNTGGSFQFDGLRASVRIRSLGDVDYTVEVTDTGQISVRQ; the protein is encoded by the coding sequence ATGTGCACCAGATATAAACGAGAACATCCACGGGGCTTTACCCTCCTCGAAACCCTCATCGCGATTTCGATTTTCGTGATCATTGCCGGCACGCTGATCAGCCAGAACCGGATTTTCCAGAGCAATGTTGAAACGGGCAACCTTGCCTACGAGATCGCGCTTGCGATACGCGAGGCGCAGGTCCTCGGTCTCGGCGTGCGGCAGTTCGGCGGTGTGTTCACCACGGCATATGGCATACGTCTTGAGGAACCGAATACCAATTCCGCTTCGTTTATACTATTTTTGGATCGTACGTCGGTGAGCAATCCTGCCTCGAATGTGCGTTATGATGGTCCTACTATTGACCCCACGGTGGAGACGTTCGAGCTTCGCGGAGGAAACCAGATTGTTGAAGTGTGCGGCACAAGATTTAATGGATCGTCGCACTGCAGTACCCTCAGTGGTGGGCCGCTTCGGTGCCTGACTATTGTATTTCAGCGACCTGACCCTGCCGCAAAGATCGGCACTCGTATTGGCGGCGGTGGTCCTCCGTGTGGTAACACTGGCGGATCATTTCAATTTGATGGCCTGCGCGCGAGTGTCCGCATCCGCTCGCTCGGCGACGTAGACTATACCGTCGAGGTGACGGATACGGGGCAGATTTCGGTACGGCAATGA
- the gatC gene encoding Asp-tRNA(Asn)/Glu-tRNA(Gln) amidotransferase subunit GatC, which yields MIDRIEVERLAALSRIAITREEAERLGKDIEKIIHYVSEIQEAGIDVEPEPETGVVHNVLREDGAAHEGGMFSERLLGAAPRREGRFVRVKRIL from the coding sequence ATGATTGATCGCATTGAAGTGGAACGTCTCGCGGCGCTTTCGCGGATCGCGATTACGCGCGAGGAGGCCGAGCGCCTCGGCAAAGATATTGAAAAAATTATTCACTACGTCTCTGAAATTCAAGAGGCAGGGATTGACGTCGAGCCGGAGCCGGAGACGGGTGTCGTGCATAACGTGCTGCGTGAGGATGGCGCGGCGCACGAGGGTGGTATGTTTTCCGAGCGGTTGCTTGGGGCGGCGCCGCGGCGGGAGGGGAGGTTTGTTAGGGTGAAGAGAATTTTATAG
- the gatA gene encoding Asp-tRNA(Asn)/Glu-tRNA(Gln) amidotransferase subunit GatA → MSITINDLTVTKAQQHLVNKDFSAHELAEAYLKVIEEKNESLRAYIEVFDDVLLQADAADETLAREGERAPALTGIPIAVKDNILIEGRRASACSRMLEEYVAPYDATVTQKLRAAGTIFLGRTNMDEFAMGSSTERSCYGPTRNPLDPTRVPGGSSGGSAAAVAMGGCLAALGSDTGGSIRQPASFCGVVGLKPTYGAVSRSGLIAMGSSLDQIGSITKTARDAELFFAVSRARDPLDSTTLLDDVAPDRASVAPRVIGVPRHFMEFGLDPAVARAFEDALERFRELGYEVRDIELPHVRYALACYYIIMPAEASTNLARYDGVRYGLHVDGENLLDDYMRSRSAGFGEEVRRRIILGAYVLSAGYYDAYYNRAVALRRMIRDECARVFESGVSVIATPTTPTPAFRLGAKTSDPVAMYLADLFTVPANIAGLPALSIPMGDVPYEGATLPVGLQLMAGHGQESTLFDAGKAFLGE, encoded by the coding sequence ATGTCAATCACCATAAACGATCTTACCGTCACCAAAGCACAGCAGCACCTTGTCAACAAGGACTTTTCCGCGCACGAGCTGGCGGAGGCATACCTTAAGGTCATAGAAGAGAAGAATGAATCGCTTAGAGCGTACATCGAGGTGTTTGATGACGTGCTTTTGCAGGCGGATGCGGCAGACGAGACGCTGGCGCGGGAGGGGGAGCGTGCGCCTGCGCTCACCGGCATTCCGATTGCGGTGAAGGATAATATTTTGATTGAAGGTCGCCGCGCGAGTGCCTGCTCTCGGATGCTCGAAGAGTATGTCGCGCCCTACGACGCCACGGTGACTCAGAAGCTGAGGGCCGCGGGCACGATTTTTCTCGGCCGCACAAATATGGACGAGTTTGCGATGGGGAGTTCAACTGAGCGATCCTGTTATGGCCCGACTCGAAACCCGCTCGATCCGACGCGCGTGCCCGGCGGCTCCTCGGGTGGCAGCGCGGCGGCGGTCGCAATGGGCGGCTGTCTTGCGGCGCTCGGATCGGACACCGGCGGCTCGATTCGCCAGCCAGCAAGTTTCTGCGGCGTCGTGGGGCTCAAGCCCACCTATGGGGCAGTCTCGCGCTCGGGCCTCATAGCGATGGGTTCTTCGCTCGATCAGATCGGGTCGATCACAAAGACCGCTCGCGATGCGGAGCTTTTTTTTGCTGTGTCGCGCGCTCGCGATCCGCTTGACAGCACGACGCTTCTCGATGATGTCGCGCCTGATCGCGCCAGCGTGGCGCCGCGTGTTATCGGGGTGCCGCGGCATTTTATGGAATTTGGGCTTGACCCTGCAGTCGCGCGTGCTTTTGAGGACGCTCTCGAGCGCTTCCGCGAGCTCGGCTACGAGGTGCGCGACATTGAACTGCCGCATGTGCGCTACGCACTTGCCTGCTACTACATCATTATGCCCGCCGAGGCGTCAACGAATCTCGCGCGTTACGATGGCGTGCGCTATGGGCTCCACGTGGACGGTGAGAATCTCCTCGACGACTATATGCGTTCGCGTTCTGCCGGTTTCGGCGAAGAGGTGCGGCGGCGCATTATCCTCGGTGCCTATGTGCTTTCCGCGGGCTACTATGATGCGTACTATAACCGCGCGGTTGCGCTGCGCCGGATGATTCGGGATGAATGCGCGCGGGTTTTCGAGAGTGGCGTCAGTGTCATTGCGACGCCGACAACGCCGACGCCCGCCTTTCGGCTGGGCGCGAAGACGAGTGACCCCGTTGCGATGTACCTCGCTGACCTCTTCACCGTGCCAGCAAACATCGCGGGTCTTCCAGCACTCTCTATCCCGATGGGCGATGTACCATACGAGGGCGCGACGCTGCCGGTGGGACTTCAGTTGATGGCGGGGCATGGGCAGGAGAGCACACTTTTTGATGCGGGCAAGGCATTTCTCGGAGAGTAA
- a CDS encoding sigma factor-like helix-turn-helix DNA-binding protein: protein MLQKQTIKLGFRPAAVGRRMLEVLPERSRDVLVSRFGLAENPERMTLEAIGDVYDVTRERIRQIENHAIALVRKSDALRREGVVFDELHKTIDELGGLVAERELLPLLGRDESARNHIHFLLVLGDPFVKLKEDDEFHHRWHVSTARAEAVETALRALAERLERSDLVSDSELVSMFLEELRSASVLEPREDVARRYLGVSKMIGRNPLGEWGHARSSGVRVKGVRDFAYLAIRRHGSPMHFTEVAREITRLFGRAAHEATCHNELIKDSRFVLVGRGLYALSEWGYAGGVVRDVIRAVIERYGPLPRAELVEKVLKERYVKENTVVVNLENPKYFKKSAEGMYTFVS from the coding sequence ATGCTTCAAAAACAAACTATAAAACTTGGCTTTCGTCCCGCAGCGGTGGGCCGCCGGATGCTTGAGGTGCTTCCGGAGCGCTCGCGCGATGTTCTGGTAAGCCGTTTCGGGCTTGCGGAAAACCCCGAGCGCATGACGCTCGAGGCGATTGGCGATGTCTACGATGTCACGCGCGAGCGTATCCGCCAGATCGAGAACCACGCGATCGCTCTGGTGCGCAAGTCGGATGCGCTCCGGCGTGAGGGCGTCGTGTTTGATGAGCTCCACAAAACGATTGACGAGCTCGGCGGCCTCGTCGCCGAGCGCGAGCTCCTTCCGCTCCTCGGCCGGGACGAGAGTGCGCGCAATCACATCCATTTTCTCCTCGTGCTCGGTGATCCGTTCGTGAAGCTCAAGGAAGACGATGAATTCCACCATCGCTGGCACGTCAGCACAGCGCGGGCAGAGGCGGTCGAGACAGCGCTCCGTGCCTTGGCCGAGCGGCTAGAGAGAAGCGACCTCGTATCAGACTCAGAGCTCGTTAGTATGTTTCTCGAGGAGCTCCGTAGCGCCTCAGTGCTCGAGCCGCGGGAGGATGTCGCGCGCCGGTACCTCGGCGTCTCAAAGATGATCGGCCGCAATCCCCTCGGCGAATGGGGCCACGCGCGCTCGAGCGGTGTGCGCGTGAAGGGCGTGCGCGACTTTGCCTATCTGGCGATCCGCCGGCATGGTTCCCCCATGCACTTTACGGAAGTTGCGCGGGAGATCACGCGGCTCTTCGGCCGCGCGGCGCACGAGGCGACGTGCCACAATGAGCTCATCAAAGATTCGCGGTTCGTGCTTGTCGGCCGCGGGCTCTACGCACTCTCCGAGTGGGGCTACGCTGGCGGCGTCGTACGCGACGTGATTCGCGCGGTGATTGAGCGCTACGGCCCCCTGCCGCGCGCTGAGCTTGTCGAGAAGGTGCTGAAGGAACGTTACGTGAAAGAGAACACCGTCGTCGTCAACCTCGAAAACCCGAAGTACTTCAAGAAGAGTGCGGAGGGGATGTACACATTCGTTTCGTAA
- a CDS encoding type II secretion system protein: protein MTFLFKNDSRGFSLIELLVASSIFIVASFIGVSSTLVVVDANRNARAISIVMSNLDFALEEMVRNGRTGISYHCGGGDFTVEQDCPDLLAGDSTFAFFETRTDATWVYRLWPHPNGNPGDWEMQKSKNAGVNFSAVTSPEIVIKLLRFYITGTTVADLEQPQALIVIDGFVEPTGHPELRADFALQSTVVQRIPDI, encoded by the coding sequence ATGACATTTCTTTTCAAAAACGATAGCCGCGGTTTCTCCCTCATCGAGCTTCTCGTCGCGTCTAGCATTTTTATCGTCGCGTCGTTTATCGGCGTGTCGTCGACCTTGGTGGTCGTGGATGCGAACCGGAACGCTCGCGCGATTTCGATTGTGATGAGCAATCTCGATTTCGCGCTCGAAGAGATGGTGCGCAACGGCCGGACCGGCATCAGTTACCACTGCGGTGGGGGAGATTTTACTGTGGAGCAGGATTGCCCGGACCTGCTGGCGGGCGACAGCACGTTTGCGTTTTTCGAGACGCGCACGGACGCAACATGGGTCTATCGCCTGTGGCCGCACCCGAATGGGAACCCCGGCGACTGGGAGATGCAAAAGTCGAAGAATGCAGGCGTGAATTTTAGCGCGGTCACTTCGCCTGAAATCGTGATAAAGTTGCTCCGATTCTATATCACTGGCACCACGGTCGCTGACCTCGAGCAGCCGCAGGCCTTGATCGTGATAGATGGCTTTGTCGAGCCGACGGGGCATCCCGAGCTCCGAGCAGACTTCGCGCTCCAGTCCACGGTTGTGCAGCGTATTCCCGACATTTAA
- a CDS encoding type II secretion system protein: MRFHFPKRGFTLIETIVALAVLLAAITGTLTLFTQGLEVTGLARGTITAFYLAQEPIEYIRRVRDENRLALIVNGEVRDWLLGVRAACVDGAPCTVDVANDTIVSCGGVCSVLLARADGIYNYDTGAPSGFTRTTTVTETIIGARREALIDVVVSWNRGNIARSFRLKETIMNW, encoded by the coding sequence ATGCGTTTCCACTTTCCTAAACGTGGTTTCACTTTGATTGAAACGATCGTCGCACTTGCGGTACTCCTCGCCGCGATTACCGGGACGCTGACGCTGTTCACCCAGGGGCTCGAGGTCACCGGCCTTGCCCGCGGCACGATCACGGCATTTTATCTGGCGCAGGAGCCGATCGAATACATCCGCCGCGTGCGTGACGAGAACCGCCTTGCACTTATAGTGAATGGCGAGGTACGCGACTGGCTTCTTGGTGTCCGTGCGGCGTGCGTCGACGGCGCTCCGTGCACCGTAGATGTTGCGAACGATACGATCGTGAGCTGTGGAGGGGTCTGTTCTGTACTTCTCGCGCGTGCCGACGGTATTTATAATTATGATACCGGCGCACCGAGCGGCTTCACACGCACGACGACTGTTACGGAAACGATTATTGGCGCGCGACGGGAAGCGCTGATCGACGTTGTTGTGTCGTGGAACCGCGGGAACATAGCGCGATCATTCCGACTAAAGGAGACGATTATGAATTGGTAG